In Rhododendron vialii isolate Sample 1 chromosome 9a, ASM3025357v1, the following are encoded in one genomic region:
- the LOC131299967 gene encoding ABC transporter A family member 2-like isoform X1, whose translation MDLQSGLPLLVQQFKALFLKNLILTWRSKGFTLAQLLSPLVFMSLLYVVEKSANPSEGKPLYDPVALIAQPIPPCEEKFYTTLPCYDFIWSGNKSAKIASIVGQIMANNPGRSIPPSKVKSFQTKKEVDDWLFNNPMRCPGALHFEERNATVISYGIQTNSTQVGKRKQFEDATFKFQIPLQVAAEREIARSFIGDPKFSWVVALKEFAHPAIVTQSLIKMVVKFSSAPLFLVALAMFSSVFQIRSLVTEKELKLRQAMTIMCLYDTAYWLSWLTWESTFSLLLSLVTVLCGRMFRFPLFLRNSFLIVFLTFFLFQISMIGFAFMLSTILRKASSSITMGFFIFILSFVTQAISTSGFPYGEEFAIKFKIIWSLFPPNLLSKALGILSGAADKKDGINWSKRSMCFDRSSSDSLAKSCIVTMNNIFAMYIATFFLWFVVAIYLDNIIPNSSGVRKPIFYFLNPGYWTGKGGNKIEEGGIFSFLSAIPQVQPKTPDDEDVLEEENFVKHQIREDLVDPNVVVQIRGLTKTYPGKIEIGCCKCTRKSHFHAVKGLWVNIPKGQLFCLLGPNGAGKTTTISCLTGISPATGGDALVYGHSIRSSVGMSSIRKLIGVCPQFDVLWDVLSAEEHLYLFASIKGIAAASIKLAVEKSLAEVKLTYAAKGRASGYSGGMKRRLSVAIALIGDPKLVILDEPTTGMDPITRRHVWDIIDNAKKGRAIILTTHSMEEADILSDRIGIVAKGTLRCIGNSIRLKSKFGSGLIANVSFSETNTDAAESCRLALRKFFKHHLNVMPKEETKYFVGYVIPHKEESDLKKFFTELQERETEFGISDIQLNLTTLEDVFLNVATKAALENAADENNMTTLVLESGKSLIIPVGVEKIGIPGSVTPQYLSGLMVEVYWGQDSNGNLCITGHSAEMPIPVRDDLGSSLPPSLLKGNPDHGIVLDF comes from the exons atgGATTTGCAGAGCGGGTTGCCTCTCTTGGTTCAACAATTCAAGGCTCTGTTCCTGAAGAATCTCATCCTCACGTGGAGAAGCAAGGGATTCACGTTAGCTCAACTTCTTTCGCCGCTGGTCTTTATGTCTCTGCTGTACGTCGTTGAAAAGTCGGCCAATCCTTCCGAAGGAAAGCCTTTGTATGATCCTGTGGCTTTAATAGCTCAACCCATCCCTCCGTGCGAGGAAAAGTTTTACACCACTCTCCCGTGTTATGATTTTATATGGAGTGGAAACAAAAGCGCCAAGATTGCATCCATTGTTGGCCAAATCATGGCAAATAACCCTGGCCGTTCGATCCCTCCCAGCAAG GTTAAATCATTTCAAACAAAGAAGGAAGTGGATGATTGGTTGTTTAATAATCCCATGCGTTGCCCTGGAGCGCTGCACTTCGAAGAAAGAAACGCTACTGTCATAAGTTACGGTATACAGACCAATTCCACGCAAGTTGGCAAGCGAAAGCAATTTGAAGATGCCACGTTTAAATTCCAAATACCGCTCCAAGTTGCGGCTGAGCGTGAAATCGCGAGGTCTTTCATAGGAG ATCCAAAATTCAGCTGGGTGGTTGCTCTAAAGGAATTCGCGCACCCTGCAATTGTTACCCAATCTTTAATTAAAATGGTCGTAAAATTTAGCTCAGCACCGCTCTTTCTAGTAGCACTTGCAATGTTTTCTTCCGTCTTTCAGATTAGGTCGTTGGTCACTGAGAAGGAGCTGAAACTTCGGCAG GCAATGACTATCATGTGTCTGTATGATACTGCCTACTGGTTGTCATGGCTTACTTGGGAGTCAACTTTTTCGTTGCTTTTATCGCTTGTCACGGTTTTATGCGGAAGGATGTTTCGGTTCCCACTGTTCTTGCGAAACAGTTTTCTAATCGTCTTTCTCACATTCTTTCTCTTCCAAATCAGTATG ATTGGTTTTGCCTTCATGCTATCAACCATTCTTCGGAAGGCATCTTCATCCATAACAATGGGGTTCTTTATATTTATCCTCAGCTTTGTCACTCAGGCAA TTTCCACCAGTGGTTTTCCCTACGGTGAAGAGTTTGCtatcaaatttaaaattatctgGTCACTCTTCCCCCCAAATCTTCTTTCCAAAGCCCTTGGCATACTCAGTGGGGCTGCTGATAAAAAAGATGGGATCAATTGGAGTAAACGATCCATGTGTTTTGATCGATCCTCTTCAGACTCCCTGGCGAAATCATGTATTGTTACAATG AACAATATTTTCGCAATGTACATAGCAACATTCTTTCTTTGGTTTGTTGTGGCTATCTACTTGGACAACATAATTCCGAACTCATCTGGTGTGCGAAAGCCAATCTTCTACTTTCTGAATCCGGGGTATTGGACAGGAAAAGGTGGAAATAAGATTGAAG AGGGTGGCATCTTCAGTTTCCTAAGTGCAATCCCGCAAGTTCAACCTAAAACACCAGATGATGAGGAtgtcttggaagaggaaaactttGTCAAACATCAAATAAGGGAAGATTTGGTTGATCCAAATGTCGTCGTTCAAATACGTGGTCTTACGAAGACATATCCTGGGAAGATTGAGATTGGTTGCTGCAAGTGCACTAGGAAATCACATTTCCATGCTGTTAAG GGATTGTGGGTGAATATCCCCAAGGGTCAATTGTTCTGCCTCCTCGGACCCAACGGAGCAGGAAAAACGACTACGATAAGTTGCCTGACCGGTATTTCCCCAGCAACGGGTGGTGATG CACTAGTTTATGGGCATTCTATTCGAAGCTCTGTCGGCATGTCAAGTATTAGAAAACTTATCGGAGTCTGTCCTCAG TTTGATGTCCTTTGGGATGTGTTGTCTGCTGAGGAGCACCTCTACCTCTTTGCCAGTATCAAAGGCATAGCGGCTGCCTCGATTAAATTG GCTGTAGAGAAATCATTAGCAGAAGTTAAGCTTACTTATGCGGCCAAAGGAAGAGCCAGTGGCTACAGTGGGGGGATGAAACGCCGCCTTAGCGTTGCGATAGCCCTAATCGGTGACCCTAAGTTGGTCATCTTAGATGAACCG ACAACCGGCATGGATCCCATAACTCGAAGGCACGTATGGGATATAATTGACAATGCAAAAAAAGGGAGAGCCATTATACTAACAACTCATTCGATGGAAGAAGCCGATATCTTAAGCGATCGTATAGGAATTGTGGCAAAGGGTACGCTTCGCTGCATTGGGAATTCCATCCGATTAAAGTCGAAGTTTGGGTCTGGTTTAATTGCTAATGTAAGCTTCTCTGAGACCAATACGGATGCTGCTGAATCATGTCGTCTGGCTTTGAGGAAATTCTTTAAGCAT CATTTGAATGTGATGCCGAAGGAGGAGACCAAGTACTTCGTCGGCTATGTAATTCCCCACAAGGAGGAGAGCGACTTGAAG AAATTCTTCACGGAGCTTCAGGAGAGGGAAACAGAATTCGGCATTTCAGACATACAGCTGAATTTGACTACTCTAGAAGACGTTTTCCTCAACGTTGCAACGAAAGCAGCACTGGAGAATGCTGCAGATGAGAACAACATGACAACTCTGGTATTGGAGTCAGGAAAATCATTGATC ATACCGGTTGGAGTGGAGAAGATAGGCATTCCAGGATCGGTAACGCCACAGTACCTCAGCGGCCTCATGGTTGAGGTGTACTGGGGACAGGACTCCAACGGCAACCTCTGCATCACCGGCCACTCGGCTGAGATGCCGATCCCGGTCCGTGACGACCTCGGCTCTAGTTTGCCTCCATCTCTTCTGAAGGGAAATCCCGATCATGGAATTGTGCTGGATTTTTAA